The Streptomyces phaeolivaceus genome has a window encoding:
- a CDS encoding DUF4291 domain-containing protein → MAPQYEIRADFDARTIVVYQAYAPAIADAALRAGRFVEPLSFRRMTWIKPSFLWLMHRSNWARKSGQERVLAVRITREGWEEALSQAVLTTADPAAVAGAAVHVQWDPERSPRGAALNHYSIQVGIGRDLIRTFTDEWTVGLKDLTPQVRKAAELLRSGQVTKAQRLFPAERLYPLPRALDGLRAPR, encoded by the coding sequence ATGGCTCCCCAGTACGAGATCCGCGCCGACTTCGACGCCCGCACGATCGTGGTCTACCAGGCGTACGCGCCCGCGATCGCCGACGCGGCGCTGCGGGCCGGGCGTTTCGTCGAGCCGTTGTCGTTCCGGCGGATGACGTGGATCAAGCCGTCGTTCCTGTGGCTGATGCACCGCAGCAACTGGGCCCGCAAGTCCGGCCAGGAGCGGGTGCTCGCGGTGCGGATCACCCGCGAGGGCTGGGAGGAGGCGCTGTCCCAGGCCGTGCTGACGACGGCGGACCCGGCGGCCGTGGCCGGGGCCGCCGTCCATGTCCAGTGGGACCCGGAGCGCTCCCCCCGCGGGGCCGCTCTGAACCACTACAGCATCCAGGTCGGCATCGGCCGCGACCTGATCCGGACCTTCACCGACGAGTGGACCGTCGGACTCAAGGACCTCACCCCCCAGGTCCGCAAGGCCGCCGAGCTCCTGCGGTCCGGCCAGGTGACGAAGGCCCAGCGGCTCTTCCCCGCCGAGCGCCTCTACCCGCTGCCCCGGGCGCTGGACGGCCTCCGCGCTCCGCGATGA
- a CDS encoding pyridoxamine 5'-phosphate oxidase family protein, protein MSNTSTPQTRLDPRYSDPSAAAIPWPEAEARLSAAELFWISTVRPDGRPHVTPLPAVWSEGALHFCTGPEERKARNLAVNPCVVLTTGTNTWDEGYDLVVEGEAVRVADDGRLRELAAAWESKYGSFWHFDVRDGCFQHGAGSALVFSVAPGTVFGFGKGEPFSQTRWRFG, encoded by the coding sequence ATGTCGAACACCAGCACCCCGCAGACCCGTCTCGACCCCCGCTACAGCGACCCCTCCGCCGCCGCGATCCCCTGGCCGGAGGCCGAGGCGCGGCTGTCCGCCGCCGAGTTGTTCTGGATCTCGACGGTCCGGCCGGACGGGCGGCCCCATGTGACGCCGTTGCCCGCGGTGTGGTCGGAAGGGGCGCTGCACTTCTGTACGGGGCCGGAGGAGCGGAAGGCGAGGAACCTCGCGGTGAACCCGTGCGTCGTGCTGACGACCGGCACGAACACCTGGGACGAGGGCTACGACCTGGTGGTGGAGGGCGAGGCCGTACGCGTCGCGGACGACGGGCGGCTACGGGAGCTGGCCGCCGCGTGGGAGTCGAAGTACGGCAGTTTCTGGCACTTCGACGTACGGGACGGGTGTTTTCAGCACGGCGCGGGATCGGCTCTCGTCTTCTCGGTGGCGCCCGGCACGGTTTTCGGCTTCGGTAAGGGAGAGCCGTTCAGCCAGACACGATGGCGGTTCGGCTGA
- a CDS encoding glutamine synthetase family protein: protein MDKQQEFVLRTLEERDIRFVRLWFTDVLGFLKSVAVAPAELEQAFDEGIGFDGSAIEGFARVYESDMIAKPDPSTFQVLPWRAEAPGTARMFCDILMPDGSPSFADPRYVLKRALAKASDLGFTFYTHPEIEFFLLKDKPTDGSRPTPADNSGYFDHTPQNVGMDFRRQAITMLESMGISVEFSHHEGAPGQQEIDLRYADALSTADNIMTFRLVMKQVALEQGVQATFMPKPFSEHPGSGMHTHLSLFEGDRNAFYESGAEYQLSKVGRSFIAGLLKHAAEIAAVTNQWVNSYKRIWGGSERTAGAGGEAPSYICWGHNNRSALVRVPMYKPGKTGSARVEVRSLDSGANPYLAYAMLLAAGLKGIEEGYELPPGAEDDVWALSDAERRAMGIEPLPQNLGEALSLMERSDLVAETLGEHVFDFFLRNKRQEWEEYRSEVTAFELRKNLPVL from the coding sequence ATGGACAAGCAGCAGGAGTTCGTGCTCCGTACCTTGGAGGAGCGCGACATCCGTTTCGTACGCCTGTGGTTCACGGACGTGCTGGGCTTCCTGAAGTCCGTCGCCGTGGCCCCCGCCGAGCTGGAACAGGCGTTTGACGAAGGCATCGGCTTCGACGGCTCGGCCATCGAGGGCTTCGCCCGGGTGTACGAATCCGACATGATCGCCAAGCCGGACCCGTCGACCTTCCAGGTCCTGCCCTGGCGCGCGGAGGCCCCCGGCACCGCCCGGATGTTCTGCGACATCCTCATGCCGGACGGCTCCCCGTCCTTCGCCGACCCGCGCTACGTCCTCAAGCGCGCCCTGGCCAAGGCCTCCGATCTGGGCTTCACCTTCTACACCCACCCCGAGATCGAGTTCTTCCTGCTCAAGGACAAGCCGACGGACGGCTCCCGTCCGACCCCGGCCGACAACTCGGGCTACTTCGACCACACCCCCCAGAACGTCGGCATGGACTTCCGCCGCCAGGCGATCACCATGCTGGAGTCCATGGGCATCTCGGTCGAGTTCTCCCACCACGAGGGCGCCCCCGGCCAGCAGGAGATCGACCTCCGCTACGCCGACGCGCTCTCCACCGCCGACAACATCATGACGTTCCGGCTGGTCATGAAGCAGGTGGCGCTGGAGCAGGGCGTGCAGGCGACCTTCATGCCGAAGCCGTTCTCCGAGCACCCCGGCAGCGGCATGCACACGCACCTCTCCCTCTTCGAGGGCGACCGCAACGCGTTCTACGAGTCCGGCGCGGAGTACCAGCTCTCCAAGGTCGGCCGCTCCTTCATCGCGGGCCTGCTGAAGCACGCGGCCGAGATCGCCGCCGTGACCAACCAGTGGGTCAACTCCTACAAGCGCATCTGGGGCGGCTCCGAGCGCACGGCGGGCGCCGGCGGCGAGGCCCCCTCGTACATCTGCTGGGGCCACAACAACCGCTCCGCCCTGGTCCGCGTTCCCATGTACAAGCCCGGCAAGACCGGCTCGGCCCGCGTCGAGGTCCGCTCCCTGGACTCCGGCGCGAACCCGTACCTGGCGTACGCCATGCTCCTGGCCGCCGGCCTCAAGGGCATCGAGGAGGGCTACGAGCTGCCGCCGGGCGCCGAGGACGACGTCTGGGCCCTCTCCGACGCGGAGCGCCGCGCGATGGGCATCGAGCCGCTCCCGCAGAACCTGGGCGAGGCCCTCTCCCTGATGGAACGCAGCGACCTGGTCGCCGAGACCCTCGGCGAACACGTCTTCGACTTCTTCCTGCGCAACAAGCGCCAGGAGTGGGAGGAGTACCGCAGCGAGGTGACCGCCTTCGAGCTGCGGAAGAACCTGCCGGTGCTGTAG
- a CDS encoding VOC family protein, with protein MQYTLEVIPLPVSDIDRARDFYRDKVGFHVDIDQEVMPGMRIVQLTPPGSGCSIALGDAIWDMAQGAKPSPGGYQGLQLCVADIKAAHAELRERGLDVSDPVQYAPDDGATFMYFKDPDGNGWAIQEYRRRVTEPLHRVLADLAERQ; from the coding sequence ATGCAGTACACCCTCGAAGTGATTCCGCTGCCCGTGAGCGACATCGACCGGGCCCGGGACTTCTACCGGGACAAGGTCGGGTTCCATGTCGACATCGACCAGGAGGTCATGCCGGGCATGCGGATCGTCCAGCTGACCCCGCCGGGCTCCGGCTGTTCGATCGCCCTCGGCGACGCCATCTGGGACATGGCCCAGGGCGCCAAGCCCTCCCCCGGCGGGTACCAGGGCCTCCAGCTCTGCGTCGCCGACATCAAGGCCGCCCACGCCGAACTCCGCGAACGCGGCCTCGATGTCTCCGACCCCGTCCAGTACGCCCCCGACGACGGCGCCACCTTCATGTACTTCAAGGACCCGGACGGCAACGGCTGGGCGATCCAGGAGTACCGGCGCCGGGTCACGGAGCCGTTGCACCGGGTACTGGCGGACCTGGCGGAGCGGCAGTAG
- a CDS encoding DUF305 domain-containing protein, with the protein MKHIGWIASGAAAVLVAAGAITYAVADGDESGLTAPAADSADAGFARDMAVHHQQAVEMSYIVRDRTDDEEVRRLAYDIAQTQANQRGMMIGWLDLWGLPKVSSAEPMSWMGMGEMASGEDGSLMPGMATNAEMEKLGKLNGKQAEIFFLQLMTDHHKGGIHMAEGCVSKCAVGVEKKLAQGMVNAQESEISLMTGMLKERGAAPR; encoded by the coding sequence ATGAAGCACATCGGTTGGATCGCCTCCGGCGCCGCGGCGGTACTCGTCGCGGCCGGGGCGATCACGTACGCGGTCGCCGACGGCGACGAGTCCGGGCTGACGGCCCCCGCCGCCGACTCCGCCGACGCGGGGTTCGCCCGGGACATGGCGGTCCATCACCAGCAGGCCGTCGAGATGTCGTACATCGTGCGCGACCGGACGGACGACGAGGAGGTCCGGCGGCTCGCGTACGACATCGCGCAGACGCAGGCCAACCAGCGCGGCATGATGATCGGCTGGCTGGACCTGTGGGGGCTGCCGAAGGTGTCGTCGGCCGAGCCGATGTCCTGGATGGGCATGGGCGAGATGGCCTCCGGCGAGGACGGCTCGCTGATGCCGGGCATGGCCACCAATGCCGAGATGGAGAAGCTCGGCAAGCTCAACGGCAAGCAGGCCGAGATCTTCTTCCTGCAGTTGATGACCGACCACCACAAGGGCGGCATCCACATGGCCGAGGGCTGTGTCTCCAAGTGCGCGGTCGGCGTGGAGAAGAAGCTCGCGCAGGGCATGGTCAACGCCCAGGAGTCGGAGATCTCCCTGATGACGGGGATGCTCAAGGAGCGGGGTGCCGCGCCGCGGTGA
- a CDS encoding LysR family transcriptional regulator, which translates to MLDVRRMQVLRTVVTSGSVTAAATALGYTPSAISQQIAALEKEAGTALLERVGRGVRPTEAGLLLTEYAGTIGRQVAEAQTALADLRAGRTGRLAVRYFATAGASLVAPAVARLRAEHPGVRIELKLVDPDDPLPAVKEGRADLALVVRPRGTDPEGVRLLHLLDDTYFAVLPAAHPLADRPALALADLADEPWVGSEWPGPCLDAQLEACAGAGFRPRFVVESEDYATAQGFVAAGLGVGLIPRLGLGSTHPDVVVRRFTGPEPRRSIHAAVRESAPPRPALRTFVTALREAAEASGPRETAGRTAAGSGPTP; encoded by the coding sequence ATGCTCGACGTGCGGCGTATGCAGGTGCTCAGGACCGTGGTGACCAGTGGCTCGGTGACGGCCGCCGCGACCGCCCTCGGCTACACCCCCTCCGCGATCAGCCAGCAGATCGCCGCGCTGGAGAAGGAGGCCGGGACCGCGCTGCTGGAGCGGGTCGGGCGCGGGGTGCGGCCCACGGAGGCCGGGCTGCTGCTCACCGAGTACGCGGGCACCATCGGCCGGCAGGTCGCGGAGGCGCAGACCGCGCTGGCCGATCTGCGCGCGGGGCGCACCGGACGGCTCGCCGTGCGCTACTTCGCCACCGCCGGCGCCTCCCTGGTGGCCCCCGCCGTCGCCCGGCTGCGCGCCGAGCACCCCGGTGTACGGATCGAGCTGAAGCTCGTCGACCCCGACGACCCGCTCCCGGCCGTCAAGGAGGGCCGCGCCGACCTCGCGCTCGTCGTACGGCCGCGCGGGACCGACCCCGAGGGCGTACGGCTGCTGCATCTGCTCGACGACACCTACTTCGCCGTACTGCCGGCCGCGCACCCCCTCGCCGACCGGCCCGCACTCGCCCTGGCCGACCTCGCCGACGAGCCCTGGGTCGGCAGCGAGTGGCCGGGCCCCTGTCTGGACGCCCAGCTGGAGGCGTGCGCCGGCGCGGGATTCCGGCCCCGCTTCGTGGTGGAGAGCGAGGACTACGCGACCGCGCAGGGCTTCGTCGCCGCCGGACTGGGCGTCGGCCTCATCCCCCGCCTGGGCCTGGGCAGCACCCACCCGGATGTCGTCGTACGCCGCTTCACCGGCCCCGAACCCCGGCGCTCGATCCACGCGGCCGTCCGCGAGTCGGCGCCGCCGCGGCCCGCGCTGCGGACGTTCGTGACGGCGCTGCGGGAGGCCGCCGAGGCCTCAGGGCCGCGAGAGACGGCGGGGCGGACGGCGGCCGGGAGCGGGCCTACGCCTTGA
- a CDS encoding DUF3105 domain-containing protein → MAAKTNSSAERKARIETMRRAERSRERRNRILTIGASVLIVAGLVVGGTVLVRSQSDDSDSSSTASDSKAKGKWETGSDGVKTWSTKLTQNHVTKTVDYPMEPPVGGDHNPVWQNCNGDVYDKAIKNENAVHSLEHGAVWVTYNGKASEADVKALAEKVKKTPYTLMSPVDDQKDPIMLSAWGHQRTVTSASDANVDKFLETYVQGEQTPEPGAACTNGVS, encoded by the coding sequence ATGGCCGCCAAGACCAACAGCAGCGCGGAGCGCAAGGCACGCATCGAGACGATGCGTCGCGCCGAGCGCTCCCGTGAGCGCCGGAACCGGATCCTCACGATCGGCGCCAGCGTGCTGATAGTCGCCGGCCTCGTCGTGGGCGGGACGGTCCTGGTCCGCTCGCAGTCCGACGACAGCGACAGCAGCAGCACGGCGAGCGACTCCAAGGCGAAGGGGAAGTGGGAGACCGGGTCGGACGGCGTCAAGACCTGGAGCACCAAGCTCACCCAGAACCATGTCACCAAGACCGTGGACTACCCGATGGAGCCGCCGGTGGGCGGCGACCACAACCCGGTCTGGCAGAACTGCAACGGTGACGTCTACGACAAGGCGATCAAGAACGAGAACGCCGTGCACTCCCTGGAGCACGGCGCGGTCTGGGTGACGTACAACGGCAAGGCCTCCGAGGCCGACGTCAAGGCGCTCGCGGAGAAGGTCAAGAAGACCCCGTACACGCTGATGAGCCCGGTCGACGACCAGAAGGACCCGATCATGCTCAGCGCCTGGGGCCACCAGCGCACGGTGACGAGCGCGAGCGACGCGAACGTCGACAAGTTCCTGGAGACCTACGTCCAGGGCGAGCAGACGCCCGAGCCGGGTGCCGCGTGCACCAACGGCGTCTCCTGA
- a CDS encoding DMT family transporter, with translation MPLASTLRMAVLALLWGSGFLWIKLALNHGLSPLQITVTRCALGAGVLLALALVARQRPPRDRRVWGHLLVAAFFCNALPFALFSIGEQTVDSGTAGVLNATTPLWALLLGLLLGTDRPFSPARLAGLLLGFGGVLLIFAPWQRAGLMSGGALALLGAAMSYAVAFAYMGRHLTGRDAPLAVSAAQLLVATGWAALALPAGATDAAGPDLTALLAVTVLGIFGTGVTFYLNYRLIADEGATSAATVGYLLPVVSVALGALFLDERVGPRVIAGMGVVLAGVALTRVRREPAVLKGALSGAGAWGLVAQFPAPLKKRAVSARRARGAAPALQGRGELREKPHAPAPDNAPFSPRRTAPPPHPAPVA, from the coding sequence ATGCCTCTCGCGTCCACACTCCGTATGGCCGTCCTCGCCCTGCTCTGGGGTTCCGGCTTCCTCTGGATCAAGCTCGCCCTCAACCACGGCCTTTCCCCGCTCCAGATCACGGTCACGCGGTGTGCGCTGGGCGCGGGGGTGCTGCTGGCCCTCGCCCTGGTCGCCCGCCAGCGGCCGCCGCGCGACCGGCGGGTCTGGGGCCATCTGCTGGTGGCGGCCTTCTTCTGCAACGCCCTGCCGTTCGCGCTCTTCAGCATCGGCGAGCAGACCGTCGACTCGGGCACGGCGGGCGTCCTCAACGCGACGACCCCCCTGTGGGCCCTTCTCCTCGGTCTTCTCCTCGGCACCGACCGCCCCTTCTCCCCCGCCCGCCTCGCCGGTCTGCTGCTCGGCTTCGGCGGGGTGCTGCTGATCTTCGCGCCCTGGCAGCGGGCGGGGCTGATGAGCGGCGGCGCGCTCGCGCTGCTCGGGGCGGCCATGAGCTATGCGGTGGCCTTCGCCTACATGGGCCGCCATCTGACCGGCCGCGACGCCCCGCTCGCCGTCTCCGCCGCGCAGCTGCTCGTGGCCACGGGGTGGGCGGCCCTCGCCCTGCCCGCCGGGGCCACCGACGCGGCCGGGCCCGACCTGACCGCGCTGCTCGCGGTGACCGTCCTGGGGATCTTCGGCACGGGTGTCACCTTCTACCTCAACTACCGCCTGATCGCGGACGAGGGCGCGACGAGCGCGGCCACGGTCGGCTATCTGCTGCCGGTGGTCTCCGTCGCGCTGGGCGCGCTGTTCCTCGACGAACGGGTGGGGCCGCGGGTGATCGCGGGGATGGGGGTGGTGCTGGCGGGGGTGGCGTTGACGCGGGTGCGGCGGGAGCCTGCGGTGCTGAAGGGTGCGTTGTCGGGTGCGGGTGCGTGGGGGCTGGTCGCGCAGTTCCCCGCGCCCCTGAAAAAGCGGGCTGTTTCGGCCCGAAGAGCACGGGGCGCAGCCCCGGCTCTTCAGGGGCGCGGGGAACTGCGCGAGAAGCCCCACGCACCCGCACCCGACAACGCACCCTTCAGCCCCCGTAGAACAGCTCCTCCACCACACCCCGCGCCCGTCGCGTGA
- a CDS encoding bifunctional [glutamine synthetase] adenylyltransferase/[glutamine synthetase]-adenylyl-L-tyrosine phosphorylase has protein sequence MMTPGRRSSTFSRLLRHGFTDPSAAERLLESEELSALRDDPVLLDALGATADPNLALLGLVRLLEAQPDRTARRAVLDTLTAAKPLRDRLLGVLGASAALGDHLARHAQDWQALVTYEPQDLHPGVEEFERGLAEAVDPVSLRVAYRRCLLSIAARDVCGTTDVAQAAAELADLATATLRAALAIARAAAPDDAALCRLAVIAMGKCGGHELNYVSDVDVIFVGETADGADEQKAIRAATRLASHMMRICSETTVEGSIWPVDANLRPEGRNGPLVRTLSSHLAYYQRWAKTWEFQALLKARPVAGDLELGEAYVAALEPLVWKAAERENFVPDVQRMRRRVIENIPAAEIDRQLKLGPGGLRDVEFAVQLLQLVHGRGDTSLRSGTTLDALGALAAGGYVGRADAAQLDAAYRFLRSMEHRIQLYRLRRTHLVPEDENDLRRIGRSLGLRTEPVAELNREWRRHAAVVRRLHEKLFYRPLLDAVAQLAPGETKLSADAARERLVALGYADPAAALRHLEALASGVSRKAAIQRTLLPVLLGWFADSAEPDAGLLNFRKVSDALGRTPWYLRLLRDEGAAAENLARVLSAGRLAPDLLMRAPEAVSLLGDGDGVAGGAGGLEPRPRAHLEQEILAAVGRADGAQQAVTAARGVRRRELFRTAAMDIVGSYGTEASPATADQGALVDLVGGAVSDLTAATLAGTLRAVVRDRWGDTLPTRFAVIGMGRFGGHELGYGSDADVLFVHEPREGADEQEAAYAANAVVSEMRRLLQLPSADPPLLIDADLRPEGKTGPLVRTLKSYEAYYRRWSLGWESQALLRAEPVAGDEELGRRFIELIDPLRYPANGLGDDAVREIRRLKARMESERLPRGADPTLHSKLGRGGLSDVEWTVQLLQLQHGRSESGLRTTRTREALAAARAADLVSAEHVAVLDEAWVLATRVRNAVMLVRGRAGDTFPSDGRELAAVGRYLGYGPGHVGDMLDDYRRITRRARGVVEELFYGG, from the coding sequence ATGATGACGCCGGGGCGCAGGAGCAGTACGTTCTCGCGACTGCTGCGGCACGGTTTCACCGACCCCAGCGCCGCCGAACGGCTGCTGGAGAGCGAGGAACTGTCGGCCCTGCGCGACGATCCGGTGCTGCTGGACGCGCTGGGGGCGACCGCCGACCCGAATCTCGCGCTGCTGGGCCTCGTACGGCTGCTGGAGGCGCAGCCGGACCGTACGGCACGGCGGGCGGTGCTGGACACCTTGACGGCGGCCAAGCCGCTGCGGGACCGGCTGCTCGGGGTGCTCGGCGCGTCCGCCGCGCTCGGTGACCATCTGGCCCGGCACGCCCAGGACTGGCAGGCGCTCGTGACGTACGAGCCGCAGGATCTGCACCCGGGCGTCGAGGAGTTCGAGCGGGGCCTCGCGGAGGCCGTCGACCCCGTCTCGCTACGGGTCGCCTACCGCCGCTGTCTGCTGTCCATCGCCGCCCGTGACGTCTGCGGGACGACCGATGTCGCCCAGGCCGCCGCCGAGTTGGCCGACCTCGCCACCGCCACGCTGCGCGCCGCGCTCGCGATCGCCCGCGCCGCCGCGCCGGACGACGCGGCGCTGTGCCGGCTCGCGGTGATCGCGATGGGCAAGTGCGGTGGCCACGAGCTGAACTACGTCTCCGACGTCGATGTCATCTTCGTCGGGGAGACGGCGGACGGGGCCGACGAACAGAAGGCGATCCGGGCCGCGACCCGGCTCGCCTCGCACATGATGCGGATCTGTTCCGAGACGACCGTCGAGGGCAGCATCTGGCCCGTCGACGCCAATCTGCGGCCCGAGGGGCGCAACGGCCCGCTCGTCCGCACCCTCAGCAGCCATCTCGCGTACTACCAACGGTGGGCGAAAACCTGGGAGTTCCAGGCGCTGCTGAAGGCCCGCCCGGTCGCGGGCGACCTCGAACTGGGCGAGGCGTATGTCGCCGCGCTCGAACCGCTGGTCTGGAAGGCCGCCGAGCGGGAGAACTTCGTCCCCGATGTGCAGCGTATGCGGCGCCGGGTGATCGAGAACATCCCGGCCGCCGAGATCGACCGTCAACTCAAGCTCGGGCCGGGCGGGTTGAGGGACGTCGAGTTCGCCGTACAGCTGCTCCAGCTGGTGCACGGGCGCGGGGACACGTCCCTGCGCAGCGGGACCACGCTGGACGCGCTCGGCGCGCTGGCCGCCGGCGGATACGTGGGACGGGCGGACGCCGCCCAGCTCGACGCCGCGTACCGCTTCCTGCGCTCGATGGAACACCGCATCCAGCTCTACCGGTTGCGCCGCACCCACCTCGTCCCCGAGGACGAGAACGACCTGCGGCGCATCGGCCGTTCGCTCGGCCTGCGCACCGAACCGGTCGCCGAGCTGAACCGCGAATGGCGGCGCCACGCGGCCGTCGTACGCCGGCTGCACGAGAAGCTCTTCTACCGCCCGCTCCTCGACGCCGTCGCCCAACTCGCCCCCGGTGAGACCAAGTTGAGTGCCGACGCGGCCCGCGAACGCCTTGTCGCCCTCGGCTACGCCGACCCGGCCGCCGCCCTGCGCCACCTGGAGGCCCTGGCCTCCGGCGTCTCCCGCAAGGCGGCCATCCAACGCACGCTCCTGCCCGTCCTGTTGGGCTGGTTCGCGGACTCCGCCGAGCCGGACGCCGGACTCCTCAACTTCCGCAAGGTCTCGGACGCGCTGGGTCGAACCCCCTGGTATCTGCGGCTGTTGCGCGACGAGGGCGCCGCCGCCGAGAACCTCGCCCGGGTCCTGTCCGCCGGCCGCCTCGCCCCCGACCTCCTGATGCGGGCCCCCGAGGCCGTCTCGCTCCTCGGTGACGGGGACGGTGTCGCGGGCGGCGCCGGAGGGCTCGAACCCCGGCCGCGCGCCCACCTGGAACAGGAGATCCTCGCCGCCGTGGGCCGCGCCGACGGCGCCCAGCAGGCGGTCACGGCCGCGCGCGGGGTCCGCCGCCGCGAACTCTTCCGTACGGCCGCCATGGACATCGTCGGCTCCTACGGCACCGAGGCGTCCCCGGCGACGGCCGACCAGGGCGCCCTGGTCGACCTCGTGGGCGGCGCGGTCTCCGACCTCACGGCGGCGACCCTCGCGGGCACCCTGCGGGCCGTGGTCCGCGACCGCTGGGGCGACACCCTCCCCACCCGCTTCGCCGTCATCGGCATGGGCCGCTTCGGCGGCCACGAACTGGGCTACGGCTCCGACGCCGACGTCCTGTTCGTCCACGAGCCGCGCGAGGGCGCCGACGAGCAGGAGGCGGCCTACGCCGCGAACGCGGTCGTCTCCGAGATGCGCCGTCTGCTCCAGCTCCCGAGCGCCGACCCGCCCCTCCTCATCGACGCCGACCTCCGCCCCGAGGGCAAGACCGGGCCCCTCGTGAGGACGTTGAAGTCGTACGAGGCCTACTACCGGCGCTGGTCGCTCGGTTGGGAGTCACAGGCGCTGCTGCGCGCCGAACCCGTCGCCGGGGACGAGGAGTTGGGCCGCCGCTTCATCGAACTCATCGATCCGCTGCGCTATCCGGCGAACGGACTCGGCGACGACGCCGTCCGTGAGATCCGGCGGCTGAAGGCCCGGATGGAGTCGGAGCGGCTGCCGCGCGGCGCCGACCCGACCCTGCACAGCAAGCTCGGCCGAGGCGGTCTGTCGGATGTCGAATGGACCGTCCAGCTCCTCCAACTCCAGCACGGCCGGAGCGAGTCGGGCCTGCGCACCACCCGCACCCGCGAGGCCCTGGCCGCGGCCCGCGCGGCGGACCTGGTGAGCGCCGAGCACGTGGCCGTCCTCGACGAGGCCTGGGTCCTCGCCACCCGGGTCCGCAACGCCGTGATGCTGGTCCGGGGCCGCGCGGGCGACACCTTCCCCTCCGACGGCCGCGAACTGGCCGCCGTGGGCCGCTACCTGGGCTACGGCCCCGGCCACGTGGGCGACATGCTCGACGACTACCGCCGGATCACGCGACGGGCGCGGGGTGTGGTGGAGGAGCTGTTCTACGGGGGCTGA